In Brachypodium distachyon strain Bd21 chromosome 5, Brachypodium_distachyon_v3.0, whole genome shotgun sequence, the genomic window ATTCTTCTGCGCCTCTGCGGCACGTATAAATTCGATGCCCGTCTACGGCCGGCACGTCGAGTTGCACGGCGCCACGGTGCTAGCTAGCGGTACGTACATCCCATGGCAAGTCCCAACGTCAGCGACGACGAGAACTCTGCTCCTACTCTCCAAGAGCTGCCACGGCCAGCCATGGACAGAGGCAAGGCCAAGGCCGCCCGCCATGCCGCGGCTATCGCCGCAGACGCAGAGCCCGACCAGAACGAAGAGCTGTTCAGCGAATCAGAGTCAGGTTCAGAGTCTATCGAGATCGCCGACCTCAAGAAACGCATGTGGAAGGACCAAATGCTTCTCATGAAGCTCGAGGGCAGCTCGGGCGGCCATGACCGGAGAGCCGGCGCGCAGCGGCCAGCAGCTGGCTCGCACCTGGCCCAAGCCCAGAAGGACTCAGAGACGCCCGAGTCACGGTACCGCCGCAAGGCGATGCTCCGGGCGCAGGACGGCGTCCTCCGGCACATGCTCAGGATGATGGAGGCGTGCAACGCGCGGGGGTTCGTGTACGGCATCGTGGACGAGGCCGGCGTGCCCGTGTCCGGCTCCTCCGACAGCCTCCGCGGCTGGTGGAAGGAGGACGTCGGGTTCGAACGGTCCGGCCCGCTCTCCTTGGTCGGCCCGGGGACGGCGCACGGGAGcccggcgtcgtcgtcgtttcTCCACGGGCTCCTCGACATCCAGGACAGCACGCTGGGGTCCCTGCTCTCGGCGCTCATCCAGCACTGCGAGCCCCCTCAGCGGAGCTTCCCGCTGGACCGgggcctgccgccgccgtggtggcCCACGGGCCAGGAGGTCTGGTGGGGCCTGCAGGGCGAGAGCCAGGCCCATCAGGGCCCGCCGCCGTACCGGAAGCCCCACGACCTGAAGAAGGCGTGGAAGATCTCCCTGCTGAGCGCGGTGATCAAGCACCTGACCCCGCGCTTCGACCAGATGCGCAGGCTCGTGTGGCAGTCCAAGCGGCTGCAGCACAGGATGAGCGCCAGGGACGCCGAGACCTGGTCCAGGGTCATCACCCAGGAGGAGGCGCTCGACCGCCAGGTGCAGCGTTCGCTGCAGATCACGCCGCTCGACGAGGACGACAAGGATTCCGCCGTCGGCGATGGTCCGCGGGAAGCGGTACGCGGCATGCACGTCGACAAGCGCAAGCGCCAGGTCGTCGGCAATGAGAGCGCAGGTGGAAATCTCGACACTGGCGTTGGCGCGGAGCCACTGGCGACGCTATCGGGCATTGACGGCGTCGCAGAGGCCGACCGCAATTCCATCGACGAGCTCATGAAGATGTACTACAGCTGCCTGCAGGGGACAGACGGTGGTGAGCAGGACACCAAGGATGTGGTGGCCGTCGGACGTGGAGGTGGAGAACAGAGCAACACTCCTGCCGAGAACGCTCCGCTCGACGCCGATCAAGGTGCATGCCGATATGCCGCTTCAAGGTTTCCTGAGCGTCGCCGATGTGATGGACATGAATGACTTCCCAAGCAGTCCGATCTGGCACTGGGGGAGTTCGGATTTGGATTAGTGTGTTCATAAATACGGAAGAAGTTTCTGATCAACGCGGTGCAGTTCAGTCTACCTGACAATTGCTCTAGTGCTCTGCTGTCTTCGTTTTCGGCAAGTCACTCCTATACACGCGCACTGAATTAGTGAATTTATCAGGTGGGTGTTGTAGCCTCGTGATTGTGAAGGACGGAGCTGGATCTCAGATATGCACCTACTGGATTTCTTCCGGCATGCAACCCGTCGTCTCTGTCCAAACCTAGTTCTGCTCCGTTCAGATTTCAGAACTAGTCTGATCAAAAAGTGTGGATGACCAACTGAGGACTGATCGATCTCGATGCACGAGGGTGGCATAGAAAATGGATTGTTGCTCCTGATCCAACGGATACACATGGGTTGTATGTGTTTTATGGGTACCGTTTTGTTATTGACTTGTGATTTGTGAATTATGATGACCATGTATCGTTGCTTGTGTATGGGTCTATGGGATAAGCTAACGGGTCAAGCCTTGAGATCGATGCCTTCACCTGCTGCCGTTATCGTATTAGCCCAGTTTCTCTTCTTTAACACTCGAATCTTGCAACTTGCTAATAGAAGATAAATTTCTTCATATATGAATGAAAATTTGAGCACTCCAAGGCAGTTCAAAAAAATCGTGTGACTCGCATCACCTAGGATGACAAAGCTTGCAACTTCCAAACAGTCTTTATAAACACAGGCGAAAGCATACTCGTAGTGGGTGGGAAAACCACTCTCTAGTTCCATCGGGGAGTGAATCGGGGTTCACATCCCGCGGCACAATGACAATGTCACCttccatcgtcgtcgtcgcgctcaacctcctcctcttcctcgccgaTGCGGCGCTGGCCACGGAGCCCGCGCACTTTCTTGGCGTCAGCTACGGCACGCTGGGCGACGACCTCCCGCCCCCGCACGTGGCCCTCGAGCTCGCCAGGTCAGCCGGCGCTGCCGCGGTCAGGTTCTACGATTCCAACGCCACCCTCCtggccgcggcctcctcctccggccttggCTTCGTCCCGGGCGTCCCCAACGAGCTCATACCCTCCCTCTCCGCGTCCCGGCGCGCCGCGGACGCCTGGGTCGCGTCCACGCTCCTCCCCTTCCGCCGCAACCCCCGCCTCCGCTACCTCTTCGTCGGCAACGAGGTGCTCTCCGACCCGACCACCAAGTCCCGCTGGTCGCAGCTCGTCCCCGCCATGGCCAACCTCCAccgcgcgctccgccgccacggcctcgGCCGCGTCAAGGTGAGCACCACGCTGGGCATGGACGCTCTCGTCGGCCAGAACGTGTTCCCGCCGTCCGCGGGGGTGTTCCGCCCGGACATCGTCGACGTCGCCGTGCGCCCGCTCCTCGCCTTCCTCGAGCGCACCGAGTCTTACCTCTTCGTCGACACGTACACCTACTTCACCTGGACCGCGAACCACACCGTGGTGCCGCTCCCCTACGCGCTGCTCGAGGCTTCGAAGTTCCGGTACCACGACCCCGGCACGGGGCTGTCGTATACCAACCTCCTCGACCACATGCTGGACGCCGTGGTCGCCGCCATGTGCGGCGCGGGCCACTGCGGCGTGAAGCTGGCGCTGGCCGAGACCGGCTGGCCCAATGCGGGCGACCTGGACCAGTTCGGCGCCAACGTGCGGAACGCGGCCACGTACAACCGCAACGTGGCGCGGCACCTGGCGTCCGGGGCCGGCACGCCGCGGAGGCCCGGGATGATGCGCATGCCGGCGTTCGTGTTCGCGCTCTTCAACGAGGACCTCAAGGGAGGACCCGGGACGGAGCGGCACTGGGGCCTCTTCTACCCCAACAGCAGCGCGGTGTACGAGGTCGACCTGTCGGGGCGCCGGACTGCCGCGTCGTCGTacccgccgctgcctccggcGACCAACGACGCGCCGTACCCGGGCAAGCTGTGGTGCATGACTAAGAAGCTGGCGAACGGGACGGCGGTGCGGGagcaggtggcggcggcgtgcaaGGACGAGGCCGCGCTGTGTGATCCCGTGCGGCCCGGCGGCCGCTGCCACCTGCCGGACACGGTGGCCGCGCACGCCAGCTACGTCTTCAGCGCGCACTGGAACAGGTTCAGCAAGCAGTACGGTGGCTGGTGCTACTTCGCCGGCCTCGCCGTGGAGACGACCATCGACCCTAGTGAGTCAAGAattcaaggaaaaaaatgctgcccgtctttttttttttcactggCGGCAAGTCGCCGGCAACGCAGCACACGCTAAGGAAAATGTATTACGTTGTGCTTACAATTTTTTGCAtgtttgttactccctccaatccatataaGTGatagacacttattatggatcgaaagGAGTACAACATTATTTATAGTTTTGCTATTCTATCAGATAACTGAGAAATAGTTACTATTAAGTCGAAACCCTGATAGGAAATTCGTGTCGGTATAAAGGGATGAGAAATCATCATCCAACCACTATGAACATTATACTTAGGATAGACCATTTCTAAATTTGAAGTCAATTAAATTGAGAAGTAGTAACTTCCGGATTAACTACATTCGTGCCTTTTTGTACACATTTAGGCAAACTCGGGCATACTTCTCCTTGCCACATTTGAACAATAAACTCTTTTGCTTCCTTTTTCAGGTCATGGATCATGTAGATATCCCAGCGTTATACCTGGCTGAAAAAGGCTCAGCAACTGCTACGCCCCCATGAAATAAGATCATCAAATGAACAATGGATGATCCGATCTATCTTGTTGTAATCTATTTTCTACATCTACATTCCTTCCGTTCGAAAAACTCGATTTTTACGTCTAGCTTACGCACAGCAGTGGAAAGTAACTAGCTGCTTATAATTTGGGGGGAATTACATCTTTGCTTATAATTGCTAAGTCTGTTCTCTGttcccgcaaaaaagaaaagaaaagagaagatgTGTTGTTCTCTCgacgtttttctttttgcagggaGTTGTTCTCTCAACTTAACAGCGTCCAAAAAACAATATCTAAGAAGTCAGACTTATGAATGTTTATTGTTCTAAGTGTTTGAACTATTTCTTGTAAATAAGATCAATTTTGTGACATGTGTATAGAAGACAAATTTAgtgctcaattttttttggcttttagAGCCTCAAGATTTGTTGTTTTCGTTCAGGGAACAAGAATGCTTTGTTTTAGATGAAATTTACATGCACAATTCAAGTAGACATGAGTATTcatatgagttttttttttacactttCAGATTAAGTTTTTTTAGGAGATTTTATTGCATTGCCAATAAGACATGTTCTCGAGAACCCTATCTCGAGATGCAGAAATTAAAATGCATCGATGATTCTTTAACTTGGCAGCTGAGTTCAGTTTAGTCCACAAACTTGAAATATTTCAACTGGCGCCTAAATTTGTTGGGTGTGGGTTCACTCTAGTCCAAATTGAAATCATTGACCGAAACATGACCCTACCGTGTTGACCTACACAATGCCCACGAGCTGAACACGTGAGGAAGGCGATCACCTTGACCAACTTGACCTGGCAGTGTAATTTGCGGAAAGAGCCTTTAGTTTCTGCAACGTCACACTATAAGCCTTGACTCCtccgtttcgaaaaaaaaataagcctTGACTCCTGTGAAGCGTAGCTGAGGCGAGCTGAGCTACGTGGCAATTAAGCGCGAACACTCTGTTGACATCAGAAGGCGTTGATTGTCTTGGGCTCTGTTGATGGAACCACGAGGTGGAATCCTACTATGACGAACGCTAGGGACATGTGTATGTGCGCGCCCTTGCAACGCATCCCTCGGTATATCAACTTTGCATTGTGTCGAGTTTTGGCCACCGTATTCAAGCTTGACTAAACTGAACTCGCTTGCCAGGTTTAAGGTGCCAACTGAAATAACTTTCAAATATATTGACTGCAGTAAACTGCACATGGCATCTCACCCTTTGCAGGCGAGGTGTCGTCGTGCAGTCACGTTGCATCTCACCTTTTGCAGGCTAGGTGTCTCCAAGCGAAAGCTCAGGTCCGGTTTTTTTGGATCGGGCAACGGTGGCGTCTTCGGATGTCGtgtcctccttggaggcgttgcctCTGGAGCCCTTGCCTGGCGGCGGAGGTCTGCTTCTTGCACCGGGCCGGGCTTGGATCTTGGCCGGGGATGGTGGCTTCGAGCAATACAGGCTGGCCTTTGCGTGAGCCGTTCCGGTCAGGGCAGCCTTCTTCTTGCTCCGGTCGCCGAAGAAACCCAATTCTGCCTACCTTCTCCTGGCGATAGGATCTGCTCCCTGTTCTGTGTCGTTGGAGCGGGAGGGGGTTTGCTTTTGGCAGTTGTGGCTTGCTCTTCGGTTTAGTCTTGTGTTTGCTTGTGGTTAGGGTTTTTGCACGGCTTTCCTTGAATAAGCCGTGTATTGTCTTATAAACGGGGTCAATTCTTTCTTCTAATTGAATCGTGGGTATCGACCGTTTGCGtcctataaaaaaaaactgcacaCGGCAATTTTATGGGGATGCAGATCGTTCGGCAGGTAAGGCTAGAGAACGAACACCGTGCCCTGGTTCCTTCCTTGAAGTTTCAGATAACTTAGTGATCCTGTCAGTTTCCAATTCCAGAGCCAACAGTAGTTCTAGTTGGGGGCACCCTTTACGATTTTGTAGACAAACTTAGCATCATCTTGTGATCTGCAGTTAAGACTTTGGTAGTGTTCCAGCTTGAGCTGATGCAATGTTCTGAAAGACTTTGTTGCGGATCAACCAAATGTCTAACTCATCCTGCCTTAATTAAAAGTACAGAACCCAGACTTATATTACATGGTACATTGGTACATACACTggaaaaaggagagagtactaCTCCTTGATTCCCCATTCGTTTCACATACACCACCCATGAGAAGTCATGGAACACATAaacttctgcttcttcttccacctCTAGCCGATGTCATGGTGCCGTTCTGATGCAGTGCAACAATTTTAATCCTcacccaccaccaccaggcgCGCGCACCGCAAACCAAAATTCGTAGCCGCTGTGTCTTATAGGCCGAGCGCGCCGAGCGGCGTCTTGCCCTGTCCGGCCTCGAAGTAGAAGATGAGCATGGCGAGCATGGCGAGGCGCGCGTGCTTGATCTCGGCCAGCTTCAGCCGCTCGAGCTTGTCGGTGTCGGGGATGTAGACGCCGTCCTTGGTGTCGCCGCCGAGTCCGAGCGGGTCGAAGAACTTGCCGCCGGGGTATCCTTGATCGCccgtggagttggcgaagttgTCGGCGGTGCGAGACCACGGCGTGGCCCACTCCACGGCCTGGGAGTCCGGGTTGAAGAAGTCGACCCACCGCTTGGACTCCACCCACCCCATGAGCAGCAGCTGGGTGCCGAGGAGCGACCCGAACGAGAAGGGCGCCACGGCGCCTGGCTGCGCGCCGGCCTCGAACCACGGCACGCCGCTGTAGGCCTGCCCGACGAAGATGCCCAGGACGGCCGCCATCGCCCACCGCCCGTGGATCAGCTCGGCCTCCCTGTACCACTTGAGGAACGCCGGGTCCTTCCCCAGCCCCAGCGGGTCGAAGCCGAAGTCACCGGGGAGCCTGCGTTTAATTCATTCATTTCACCACCCGCGCTCAGTCTCTTTCCCAGTGCAGTAGATTGTAGAATCCAGAGCGAAgggggaggcgaggaggacttaCGAGCCATCGAGCCAGGACGGGTTGATGAACTCGGCGTCACTCTTGAAAGCGGGGATCCACGacttcttggcggcggccgcggcgacgaCCACCACGCGGCGCGTCGCGGGcttcgcggcggcgccgaaggAAGCGGCATTGGCGAGCGCGCGCCGAGCCCCGAGGAACGGGTTCTTGAGCACGGccgcggaggcggtggcggaggtggaggcgagCGCCATTAATCAAATCGTTGGTCCGAGCCCCttgggcgcgcggcggaggcagagTGGCTGGTCGGAAGGAGGGTGCAAGGATTGCAGGGATGCAACGACGGTTTTGATGTTAAATCGTGGCGCTGCGGCGCGGGGCAGCCACAAGATGCGGGCGAGGAAATCTTGGTGCGGTAGGATGGATAGAGCGCTGGCCAATGGGGAGCTGGCGCCATCGGATTCGGCTGCGCCGGTGGACGCCGCGTGGACAATATCCTGGCCAGTGATGCTTCTGGTGATCTGTGGGGACGGGCTCCCTGTTGATCCAAGGATCTCCGTGGTGACGAGCGAATGAAAGAGGTTCGACCCATCACCCATGGCGTTGTCACTATTTTAGGTGCTCGTATAGCGAGGTGACGTCATCGTGTCAGCAAACAATCTCACTCATGTCTAATCTCATCTAATATCCCTCCTCTAAACTACCATTCCTCTTCACACGTGTTGCCAAACGCCCTGATAGGGTAATTactgatgaagaaaaagagaaaaataaaaaaatgtcaaaatgaagaaaagataAGAAGGTCTAAGGCTTGCCGCGGGACGGTCAAACGACCCTGAAAATTAAACTGATGGTTTGGAGTAGAGATTTTTTATAGTATCCGGtgctcaaaaaacaaaaccgGAGTACCAAATAAATCTGACCATCTACGCGAAGGGCAAACCCGATAATAATCAAAGGGTATAATAGCCCTTCATTTATCTCCGATCGGTCGTTAGTTACAGCCGaacgaaaaggaaaaaaaatagcatcaaTTTGGGTCAGCCTCGTCGAGCGACGGCAGCAGTGGTGGAGGATCTGGACGAGAGCGGAGGTGGAGTTGGACCTAAACGGACAAATTAATTAGCA contains:
- the LOC100843739 gene encoding ETHYLENE INSENSITIVE 3-like 5 protein, which produces MASPNVSDDENSAPTLQELPRPAMDRGKAKAARHAAAIAADAEPDQNEELFSESESGSESIEIADLKKRMWKDQMLLMKLEGSSGGHDRRAGAQRPAAGSHLAQAQKDSETPESRYRRKAMLRAQDGVLRHMLRMMEACNARGFVYGIVDEAGVPVSGSSDSLRGWWKEDVGFERSGPLSLVGPGTAHGSPASSSFLHGLLDIQDSTLGSLLSALIQHCEPPQRSFPLDRGLPPPWWPTGQEVWWGLQGESQAHQGPPPYRKPHDLKKAWKISLLSAVIKHLTPRFDQMRRLVWQSKRLQHRMSARDAETWSRVITQEEALDRQVQRSLQITPLDEDDKDSAVGDGPREAVRGMHVDKRKRQVVGNESAGGNLDTGVGAEPLATLSGIDGVAEADRNSIDELMKMYYSCLQGTDGGEQDTKDVVAVGRGGGEQSNTPAENAPLDADQGACRYAASRFPERRRCDGHE
- the LOC100844042 gene encoding probable glucan endo-1,3-beta-glucosidase A6, with amino-acid sequence MTMSPSIVVVALNLLLFLADAALATEPAHFLGVSYGTLGDDLPPPHVALELARSAGAAAVRFYDSNATLLAAASSSGLGFVPGVPNELIPSLSASRRAADAWVASTLLPFRRNPRLRYLFVGNEVLSDPTTKSRWSQLVPAMANLHRALRRHGLGRVKVSTTLGMDALVGQNVFPPSAGVFRPDIVDVAVRPLLAFLERTESYLFVDTYTYFTWTANHTVVPLPYALLEASKFRYHDPGTGLSYTNLLDHMLDAVVAAMCGAGHCGVKLALAETGWPNAGDLDQFGANVRNAATYNRNVARHLASGAGTPRRPGMMRMPAFVFALFNEDLKGGPGTERHWGLFYPNSSAVYEVDLSGRRTAASSYPPLPPATNDAPYPGKLWCMTKKLANGTAVREQVAAACKDEAALCDPVRPGGRCHLPDTVAAHASYVFSAHWNRFSKQYGGWCYFAGLAVETTIDPSHGSCRYPSVIPG
- the LOC100842091 gene encoding chlorophyll a-b binding protein CP24, chloroplastic, yielding MALASTSATASAAVLKNPFLGARRALANAASFGAAAKPATRRVVVVAAAAAKKSWIPAFKSDAEFINPSWLDGSLPGDFGFDPLGLGKDPAFLKWYREAELIHGRWAMAAVLGIFVGQAYSGVPWFEAGAQPGAVAPFSFGSLLGTQLLLMGWVESKRWVDFFNPDSQAVEWATPWSRTADNFANSTGDQGYPGGKFFDPLGLGGDTKDGVYIPDTDKLERLKLAEIKHARLAMLAMLIFYFEAGQGKTPLGALGL